The stretch of DNA GtccctgtgccctgcctgctcctaTCCCACGTCTTCCTTGGAAACACAGAGGGACCAGCCACGGGTTCGGGCCCACTGGGTGAGGAAAACACCAACAACTCTCAGGGTTCCCCCATGGATTTAAGACCAGTTCATTAATTATAGTGCTTTGATCATTTCTGATCCCCTCACCCAGCTCTGCAGTGCCTGGCCAGGCACTTGGGGACGTGGTGAACCCGCACATGGACCAAACCGGATCAGCAACACGAGCAATGCCTTTCCCTCTCAATCCTGTATATCCGTGAGCCTTAGGGCTTCTCATGGACACAAGGGTATCTTATTAAAACTGCTGTTTAATTTCAAAGGCAGTGAAGTGCTCATACCCACAGACCTCAATTTTAACGTGCGTTGCATTCCCCAGCACACTTAAACCTCTCGGCTGCTTTCCCTTGTGCGTAGCCATAAGGGCAAACCCCCGGCAGGTTCGGAGTCCTGCCCCAGACCCTAACTGAAGCAAGCACGGCTTGTGGAGCTGGGCCCcgagaggcagcagctctgcctcagcTTGGCTCCATGGCACGCGTGATGCCCAGGCCTGGCAGCAGCCCTCTGATCCCGTCAGTGCAACCGCTGCTCGCATTATAATGCAGAGCACAAGCTCCTGGGCAGGCGTGATGGCCCAGCTTCTGCTTTGGCTGAAAACAGTGCATCTTCTTACCCATTAACCCGGCAAGGCCAGTGAAGGGCCATGAGCAGGTTATTAAGCAATTGCCTTAGTTTGCTTGTGCCAGGCTGCCGAAGACCGTTCAGCGTGGGCCTGCTGCACGCTGCCCTGGCTGGGCAGGGACGCTCGGCCACCCTCCTCCCCGAGCCCGGGACCTCGCCGGCGGGGAGGGaatccccactgtcagaaaagcTGAGCTGGGATGGGGAAAGGGCTGCAAGGGAAAGGGCAGGGCGCAGCGCTCTGGCTTTTAGCTGGGTCTAGCGTGTCCCTCCAGGACAGGTCGCGGCAGTACTCGCACCCAGCACCTTTGGCAGACCAGCAGAAGGCTTGGGGGGGACAGAGCTCCCTGTTCCCCACCCAGGATGAGCCCCCCCATTTCCACCCTCATGGCAGGACACGGGTCTGGCCCTGGCAGTTCACCTGCTGCAGGGATGAACCCCAGTCCTGAGGCTCCATCCCCGCCTGGCTCCGCACCCCCCCGTATCCCGGCTCCATCAGCTCCCACATTCCTCAGAGGCTGACGCGCTCCCCCTGCCCCGACACCGGTGCTGGGGAACAGCGCTGCCTGCCCGGCTCTCACCCCGCTGCTCCGGCAcggcccttcccttcccttcccttcccttccccgcccCGCACCCctggcccggccccgcacggccccTACCCGCCCGCCGCGCCGAAGCCCAGTTCCGCTCCGCCGCCGCGCGGGAGCCCGCGCGCCTAGCCTAGACCGCTCAGTCACGCCCCTCCGCGCCTCGGCCAATCGGTAGGCCGGCATCGGGGAACACGCTCCGGAAGTACCTGGGCCAATCAGCGCCGCGTTCTTCCACTTCCCCGCGTCCTATTGGCCCGCGCCGAGGCGGGGTTGGCGGCGCTGATAGCACGTGGGGGCCGGGGCGCCGATGACCttggccggggcgggcgggagctcCGCTGCCGTCACCCCTCTGTCGTCACCCCTCCTCTGTCGTCACCCCTCCTCTGTCGTCATCCCGCAGCCGTGCGCCCCAGGGAGCctctcccgcagccccggggtgCTCCCAGCGCCCCGCGATCTGGGGGTACCCCTCGCCTTTCCCGTGAGCCGGAGGACGggagccccccgccaccccacaCCGGGCAGGGAGCGCTGCCAGCCACCCCCAAGGCCCCCTGGCTGCGGTGCTGGCCGAAGCCACGTCTCAAGGCGAGCAGGCGTGCCAGGCCATGGCACCGGTCAGCAACACCGGCGTGGCACTGCTGcggtggggagcagagctgtggtgcCCGGTGGGGTGTCCGGGTGCTCGGGAGGAAGGAAGCTGCCGCCGGGGGATGAGTCCCGCAGGCAGGAGAGGGGCCATGTTCTCTTCGTGCTTCAAATGCCAGTCAGCGGATGGGCTTGGCCGACCGGCTCCAGGGAGTCTGCGACCGCCGAGGCTTCAGGGGTTAAATCAATGCAACACAAATTGAGGAACAAGATTAAGGAATAAGGGATCCTACTAAATTCCTCGTGATCCCAAGCCATGGGAAAATGAGACGAGGCAGTGTGAGTCACTCTCCGGAGAGGAGCAGCATCTCAAAGGGGAGTCAGCCAGAAGGCGAGACCACCCGCTGCGGGCAGAGCGGCGAAGGAGCGCGGCACGGCGGTGAGTCCTGCCGGCACCAgccgaggtgggtgctggggcgagCAGGAGGGGCGAGGGGAGTCGTGGGCTCGCCGGGAGGGCGGTTTGTGGGTAAAGGGCTGCGGGCTACACCAGAATACACCTCGGGTACCCTTTTGCCTACTAGAATGCACCTCCCTGGGAGGTACTTGCTCAACAGTCTTTTAACTTAATCTTTATGAGTCTAGATGTTTTTGCTATCTTAATTTGTCATTGGTCATCTGAAGAGGACTTGTCACAGCAGTGGGATTTGGGTTTCCATGGTTCTGCTGCTGACCCATGTCGATTGCTGTTGTAAGCCATTCATGGAGGTGGTGTTCCGACAGTGCCGACACCCACAGCAAAATCTGGGTTGGTTTCTCTGGTCACAGTGGTTTCTGTGATGTGCAGATGCTATAGAGAAGCActttatattaattatatattaaatTATAGAATCTGGCTTTGCATATACATTTTGTGTACAGTTGCTAGCAAAGCAACCTCTCTTGAGCTGTAGGAGCCGCAGATAATAGCGGTGTGTGCCGTTACGATTTCAGGACTCAGGCTTGCTGGTGATGGAGAGCGtctcttcttccccttcaccCTTCTCTGCCAGCTCCCCCACCGTGCAGGTGGAGAACGCCACTGCTGATGACTACTACTCCGGCCTCCAGAAGAGCATGCACGTCCTCTCCATGGTGGTGTACAGCATCGCTTGTTTACTGGGGGTGACAGGGAACGGCCTCGTCATCTGGATTGCAGGCTTCAAGATGAAGAAGACGGTGAACTCCGTCTGGTTCCTCAACCTGGCCATTGCTGACTTCATCTTCACCTTTTTCCTGCCCCTCAGCATTGCCTACACCGCCCTGGGCTTCCACTGGCCATTTGGGAAGCTCCTGTGCAAGCTGAACAGCACCATCGCGTTCCTCAACATGTTCGCCAGCGTCTTCCTCCTGACAGTCATCAGCATGGACCGCTGCGTTTCTGTGGCCTTCCCCGTCTGGTCTCACAACCGCAGGAGTCCGGAGCTGGCAGCCAGGATCGCACTGGGGACGTGGGTCCTGGCTCTCCTCCTCAGCTCCCCATACCTCGTCTTTCGGGACACTGTGGTCAGTTCCAGGAACATCACCAGCTGCTATAATAATTTTGCACTGTCCGATGACTACACGTCCGAAGCAACGCGGAAGCTGTGGAGGATGCGTCATAAAGCGATGATCATAACGCGATTCTTATGTGGGTTCCTCATCCCTTTCACGGTGATTCTCATCTGTTACAGCATTGTTGCTGTCAAGCTGAAAAGAAGGCAGTTAGCCAACTCTGCGAAGCCATACAGAATTATCATTGCTGTCACAGTCTCGTTTTTCCTCTGTTATTTCCCCTATCACGTCTTCTCCTTGCTGGAAATATCCAAAAACTCTTCCAGTCATGAGATGAAAATGGCCCTTTACATAGGGATCCCCTTGGTTTCCAGCCTTGCTTTCTTCAACAGCTGCATCAACCCCATCCTGTACGTATTTGTGGGGCCGGATTTCAAGGAGAAGTTTCGCCAGTCCATCCTGTCCACCTTTGAAGGGGCCTTCAGCGAGGAGtcggtcctgggcagcctggccAGCAGGCGAAAGTCCAGGTCTGCTTCGGAAGCGGAGGTCCCAAGGGTCTGAGCGGGTGCTGCTGTGGAGGGGGCAGTCCTCTTCTCTGCAATTTCCCCTCATTTCAGAGCTATAATCGCAGGACTGGTGGCTGCAAAGGGCTGCGCGTGCTAGCAAAGTGTGATTTGATGTTTTGGAGGTATCTCAAAGCAACTATGACTTAATATACTATGGAAATTAAACAACTCTCCGGAGCTGCAGCAGGGTGGGAAAATCAAAGTACATTTTGCTCCTTGTGCCACTTTCTTGGCTGCCTTGTTTCCCTGTACCTTTTCCATCCCCTGTGGTCCATCATACCTGGCAAAACGTCTCCCTGGCTGGACGTGCTGAGGGGGCAACCACTGCCTGGGTGGCAGCTGCCAGTTGTCAGACTTGGCTGCCTCGGCACTGCTGATCTGTTACAGCTTCCAGTTTTTAACAGGCAACCCTTTATAAAATTTGCTGAGTTTGTGactctgctggcagagctgcctttACTTTCCTCTCCCCCAGGGCTCCCAAGGAGGGAGCTCTCAGGTGCTCTCCACGCTGCCCAGCCCAGGTGCAGCTGCACCAGTGGTGTACGGCTGTGCCAGAGTTGTACAGCTGCACTGGAGGTGTACGGCTGCACTGGCATTTCGGCTGtccagaggagaagaggagggagaggagagctatTCCATAAGTCCCTTGTAATTGAATCAGTAAGGAAAATACAAAGATCCTTTCCCATCTATCATTCCAGTCTGATGCATGGGCTGCTAAAGcttaaggagaaaataattttaaaaaaagcagcttgaACATGCAGTGGGATCCATCCGGAGGCACTCTCGCAAATGcatcttttaaagaaacaggGTTAAATGAAATGGCTATATGTATTTTTGTAGGGTCTGGACTAGCCGGTGAGACACTCATCTTTTCTCTCCCCAGATGTGTGGCAGGACAAATTATTGGTTGTGCTCCAGTTACTCAGGTTTGATGTACAGCATAACTATTTCTGAGCAAAGCTTGTGTATATTTGACATGTTTCTGGCCCTTAAATAGCAGAGATCTGACATTTCCTACTGTTGGTGAATGAATATTAAACCCCATTAAACTTATGTAAAATGTACCCAGCCTGTTGTGCTGCCTGTGTGATAAAACACTTGGTGATCGAACCTGACTGAGCATGCTCATCTTTGGTGATAGAACAACTAGATAAAAAGATTAAATACCCAGAATTTGGAAACAAACCACTGGCATTAGCAGCAATTCTCATGACTGAAGTAGATAGGACTCGACCTGGGTGTGAGGACTTGCTTAGGGCACTCAGTCCATGTGGATCTGATTGCCAGACTGCAGTTCTGGCTTATTGGTGAGTGTCAGGCCTTTTGGTACATTTGAAAACCAGTgattcagagaagaaagaagagcaagtGTGGCTGAGCTGGGTCTGCTCAAGTTTCACATTTGCAAACTGCTCAGGATGAAGGTGGTGGGGATTTTCTTCCCAGGCTTGATCAGCCTCTGAACCGCTTTAATTTTCATAAGTAGAAAATGTTGGTCACGTAAAAGGGAACGGCAGCACTGAGGTGCTGTCCTTCCCAGCCCATCCCAGGCATCTGAACAAGCAGGTGACTGTATCACACCTCCCTCTCCTGGCCTGCCCAATCTGCCTGTACAATGGCCTGAGCTACCATTTGTCCTGTTCATCCGCCAGAAACCTGCCTTGGAGCCTCACTGCTCCGATGGCTGGAAAATCTCTGACTCCCAGCCTGAACATACAAATTTACACATACCTCACTATTCTGCATGGATGACACTACCGAGCGAGAGCGGTCACTTGAACATGTTAGGGATTAATTATGGGCCTGCTGGGCCATGCAATATTAAATGAAGGTTGTGATCCTACAGGCTTGCATGTACTTAACCTTAAATTCATGCATAAACCTGCTGAGAACAGGGAATGTAACAAGACCATCCATATGTCAGGCATGAGTGAACAGAGAGATTTACCCTTTGCCACAAATCACTGCCTGTCATGCAGACAAAACTGCAATGTTTGCTATGCAGCATGCAACTCCGGGGCTATTTACTTGCTCCTGGTGGTAAACTACAGCATTGATTGCAGTGTCAAGGTTGTGCAGACCAGCGTTTGCTCTTTCTGGTTTTCCTTATCTGTTTGCAGAGCCCACGTGATTCCTTGTGACAAGAGTCTCTAAGAGCGTTGGACCAAGGCCTTGGACTCCTGTCATGCCTCTCTCCTCACCCCGGCACCCTTGAAGGTCAGGACTTGAAGAATTGACCTGGTTTGTGGtaggaaagaaagcaattttctgGGTCATTTGGACATCCAAGGTAGGTACAGGATTCCCGTGGGACAACATAATTTAAATGAAGCAGAGTGTCTGGGTGATCTAAGGAGGTAGGTAACTAACCTACAGAGCACCATCTCCTCCCTGGCATCCCACCCAAGCCCAGCACGCCTTTCGTGCAGCGGCTCTGTTCCATCGGCTAACCCCATCCGACTCCAGATCCAAGaccaagctgctctctctctctctctcgcaaTATCCCTCCCAGAAGTTGCTTCTACTCTAAGCGGCACGTTATTATGCCTAAGCAAAATAGTGTGTCTTTACAAAGCTGAACATCTCCCTGcatggggaaggggctgagaAAGCTTTCAGACAGCCATTCCTGAAAACACTTGCCAAAATATTGTtgggagaaaaaagggggaagCGAATGTTTTATCGATGGTAACGGTCATTGCTGTGTTAAAGGATGCACTTGAGATGGAGATGGGTCTGTCATCCCACGTCTGATCCCTAGCCTCTGTGCAATGAGAAGCCGTGCTGACATCAATATAGGGTCAGGCTGCCAAGGGACTGGTTCCAAGATAAATCTGCCATTGTATCGAGTTCCCTCATGTTCAGACTATCTCATTATCACAGTGATAAGTGTGATAGTCCCTCATTCCCAACTAGGAGGCAGGCTGTTCATTCATTCTGATAGTTGTGTTTGTCATACGCTTATCTAGAAAagcttgaatgaaaaaaaaagggaaaattttttcCAAAGGCATGCAAACAATCCAAAGAGGTTGAACAACTCTTTTGGCAGCTATGTCCTGCTCTGACGCAGCTTTGCTCTCAAGGCTCTTTCAGATTTGATCGGATGGGTGGAACAGCCTGAACCCCCCAGTATTTGCAGTCATTGAGAAAGGTGCTGAACCCGCTGCCCCGCCGGTGTGAGGCCCTCATTGGTCCCGCAGAGGGGCCGATCCGACAGCCCCGCTCATACAAACAGCGggctgggaggagcagagccACTGGGGCGTGCGGGGTTGTTCAGGCAGAGCCATTGGAGTGTGCGGCGTTGTTCAGGCAGAGCCATTGGGGTGTGCGGGGTTGTTCAGGCAGAGCCATTGGGGTGTGCGGCGTTGTTCAGGCTGTGCACGGGGGAGCCTCAGCTGGGAGAATAAGCAAGTTTTGATAGTCAGAGTGTTTGGTATGAATTAGCAGACCAGGGTGAGCAGTCTGATGAGGTCATTAATACTTTGGTGTTTGGCAAGGTAAATATGGAATCACCAAAACATCTTGGTGAGGAGCTCAGAAAGACTTGGCAGGTGATTTTTGGCTAGAGGTTTTGTCACAGGCTGTGCCTTCTGAGTGCAGAAACTGCGCTGGCCGGAGCTGTGGTCCAGAGCTGCCCTCCAAGGAAGGTAGCAAGGGACAGTGATACTTCACTAGCTGGCGTAGATGGGAAGAATTATGTCATGGGGCCCGTTCGGGTGAGGGATAATAGACATCTGTATGCTGAAAAGAGAATTGGCAGAATCCAATTACAGCCTGGTCGTGTCCTGTGCTGATTCAATCACAGGCCTAAGTGGCACTGGATCAGCATTACGGTTTTGGTCAGACTAGGGTCTAGCAGGATGGTAAGATGTTCTTATATCTTTAGTGCAAGAAAAAATAACTGTGATGTTTTAATCATGCTGAGGGACAACCATGGTGTAACTGGGTCTTGTGACACAGCTGCTTCTGTAACGAAGACAGGATCTTAGATGAAGATGTATCAAGAATCTCAAGGAGTTAAAGCCTGGAGTGAACTGCAGCATGCAGTAGGCCCTCGACAGCCGTGGATTATTGCTATGCCCGGCAGTTCTACACTGTTTTAGTGAGCATGTAAGTCAGGGATCTCAACAAGAGCTGTCGCTGCCTTGCTTTGGAGGAGAGAGTACAGCAGGTAACTCTGGAGCTGTGCGAAGCTGCAGAGAAatcagggagaaaaccagccaAGGAAGACGTGGCAAGCGGTAGCTCAAGAGGAGAAGGTATTTTCTCCTTGGGCCTTGGATGATAGCATGGAAACAGAAACTGGGCTCAGAAGTTAAGAGGAAAGAGTGGGAGCTAAGACAGCCTTGAAAGTACCAGCAGCATGATGGTGGGTGCAAATGAATGGGAGGGAGGCTGCAGCAGGTGAGGAAGTTCTCATTAAGGAGAACTTAATGAGACAATAAAAGCCACTGTGAAACCTAGCAGTCCCCATGCCTTTCCTCTGGTGAAACTTTCCTGGTGAGTAAAATTTTTAAGTGTCCCACTCTTGAGCTTGGGGAATGGACTTGTTAGATAAGGTCAAGCAAAAGATGGTGCACATAGGTCTGACAGCAGAATCTCTTCCAGAGCTTGCTGAAATCAGGCAGGAAAAAATATGGCAAGTTAGAGGACCGGTATTGGTAAAAAATTTCTCTGTGAAGGGGAGATATTGGTGATAGCGTTATTATGGGGTACAGGCCAAACCTTACCTGGCTCTCCTCAGCCTTTCCTGGTGTAGCAGCTGGGTGAGGGTCCCACCCAGCACGGGAGTTAACCTGCTGATCCAGGGTCAGTCCTGATTGGCACCAAACCAGGAAGGGAACAGGGTGCTCTTTGCTGGTTGCACTTTGGTCCTTCCCTGCACCTCTCCCAACTTCTGCTTAGCTGTACGGGGCAGAGCTGCTACCAAATCTTTCTTTACATCCCCCGTTCTATCTCTGTGCAGCTGCGtatgaaaagcaaagcac from Calonectris borealis chromosome 16, bCalBor7.hap1.2, whole genome shotgun sequence encodes:
- the LOC142089245 gene encoding chemerin-like receptor 1, whose amino-acid sequence is MESVSSSPSPFSASSPTVQVENATADDYYSGLQKSMHVLSMVVYSIACLLGVTGNGLVIWIAGFKMKKTVNSVWFLNLAIADFIFTFFLPLSIAYTALGFHWPFGKLLCKLNSTIAFLNMFASVFLLTVISMDRCVSVAFPVWSHNRRSPELAARIALGTWVLALLLSSPYLVFRDTVVSSRNITSCYNNFALSDDYTSEATRKLWRMRHKAMIITRFLCGFLIPFTVILICYSIVAVKLKRRQLANSAKPYRIIIAVTVSFFLCYFPYHVFSLLEISKNSSSHEMKMALYIGIPLVSSLAFFNSCINPILYVFVGPDFKEKFRQSILSTFEGAFSEESVLGSLASRRKSRSASEAEVPRV